The Pleurodeles waltl isolate 20211129_DDA chromosome 7, aPleWal1.hap1.20221129, whole genome shotgun sequence genome includes a region encoding these proteins:
- the LOC138246971 gene encoding protocadherin alpha-8-like, with protein MRKCRRRCLPLLLMSLWDLALGQLRYSVSEEVEPGTFVGNIAKDLGLDLVLLNSRGLKLVSGAAKQPFQVNMNSGLLLTNARIDREEMCAQSPACKLVSEIVIDNPLEMHRLEVDIVDVNDNAPSFVDSEITLSIFESASPGSRFPVQKAVDPDSGTNALKGYTLNVNPNFDLNILTDPDRSRAAELVLKAALDRERAPTHNLILTAFDGGDPRRSGTLQIHIIVQDANDNAPTFDQLVYHVKLMENVPVGTTVVQLHATDPDEGPNGDVTYYFNKPVPESVQRTFSLDERTGVITVHGMIDFEEATAYTISVAATDRGSFSVPGHCKVLVEISDVNDNAPDLTITSQVHSIAEDAKPGTVIALLIVSDKDSGENGNTSCSLPPGLPFVLENTFNNHHSLVLRGSLDRESVEHYEVTLTAVDGGSPPLSASTVISVRVSDVNDNCPKFTQPSYSLHLAENNVPGAQVFAISAADPDLKENGHLTYSLVGDIVRGGFVSINSENGKIYAMKSFDYEEIKYFRFQVQGKDAGVPPLSSNVSVDVFILDQNDNAPEILPSYHQIHSLGGEVIPRSVEPGYLVSKIRAVDADSGYNAWLLYQTGYSRDNSPFKVGLYTGEIRTSRPIRESDAADHRFVVVVKDHGEPALSSTVTVTISLSNSNAEILTEFRKDSETEHSISDINLYLVICIAVISFIFLVLVIIFVALRIYRVNGSQTGYNQQHCAATIGSLCYFENNYKVCLRNSGNGTFEVNGVYPMLSENNTSERSSVPPAPGHKQQSIDDLLMIGEDQVRTDFRLY; from the coding sequence ATGCGGAAGTGTCGCCGGCGGTGCCTCCCTCTTCTCCTGATGTCTCTCTGGGATCTCGCGCTTGGACAGCTCCGGTACTCCGTCTCCGAGGAGGTGGAGCCGGGAACCTTTGTGGGAAACATCGCTAAGGACCTGGGGCTCGATCTGGTCCTTCTGAATTCGCGAGGACTGAAGCTCGTGTCAGGCGCCGCGAAGCAGCCCTTCCAGGTGAATATGAACAGCGGTCTATTACTGACTAATGCCCGCATTGACAGGGAGGAGATGTGTGCGCAGAGCCCCGCCTGTAAACTCGTTTCAGAAATAGTCATTGATAACCCCCTAGAAATGCATCGCCTGGAGGTGGACATTGTGGATGTGAATGATAACGCCCCCTCCTTTGTGGACAGTGAGATCACACTGAGTATCTTTGAGTCGGCTTCACCGGGGTCTCGGTTCCCGGTACAGAAAGCTGTGGACCCGGACTCGGGAACCAATGCTCTTAAGGGTTACACGTTAAACGTCAATCCTAATTTCGATCTCAACATATTAACTGACCCCGATCGCAGCAGGGCCGCAGAGCTGGTTTTGAAAGCTGCCTTGGATAGAGAGCGCGCCCCTACTCATAACCTCATTTTAACTGCGTTTGACGGCGGTGACCCGAGGAGATCTGGAACTCTTCAAATACACATTATAGTGCAAGATGCTAATGACAACGCCCCCACGTTTGATCAGCTCGTGTATCACGTAAAATTGATGGAGAATGTGCCAGTGGGTACAACTGTGGTACAGCTACATGCCACAGACCCCGACGAAGGCCCGAATGGTGACGTCACGTACTACTTCAACAAACCTGTCCCTGAAAGTGTACAGAGAACATTCTCTCTAGATGAACGCACTGGTGTGATAACCGTGCACGGAATGATCGATTTTGAAGAAGCCACGGCTTACACGATTTCAGTGGCAGCTACAGATCGAGGATCCTTCTCGGTTCCTGGCCATTGTAAGGTTCTGGTGGAAATTAGCGACGTCAATGACAACGCACCAGATTTAACTATAACGTCTCAGGTTCACTCCATTGCCGAAGATGCCAAACCCGGGACAGTGATAGCCCTCTTGATTGTTTCAGATAAGGATTCGGGCGAGAATGGGAACACATCCTGCTCTCTTCCGCCTGGGCTCCCATTTGTCCTTGAAAACACGTTCAACAACCACCACTCTTTGGTGTTGAGGGGGTCCCTGGACCGCGAGTCTGTGGAGCACTACGAGGTCACCCTGACAGCTGTGGATGGAGGGTCACCTCCACTGTCCGCCTCCACAGTCATTAGTGTGCGAGTTTCTGACGTGAATGATAACTGTCCCAAATTCACACAACCATCGTACTCGCTTCATCTGGCGGAGAACAATGTCCCTGGGGCCCAGGTGTTCGCCATTTCTGCCGCAGATCCCGATCTTAAGGAAAATGGACACCTAACATATTCTCTCGTGGGAGACATAGTACGTGGTGGCTTTGTCTCAATAAATTCAGAGAATGGTAAAATCTATGCCATGAAATCTTTTGATTAtgaagaaataaaatattttaggTTTCAAGTGCAGGGAAAAGACGCAGGCGTTCCACCCCTCAGCAGTAATGTGTCTGTGGACGTCTTTATACTCGACCAAAATGACAACGCCCCAGAGATCCTACCTTCTTATCATCAGATACACTCTCTTGGTGGAGAAGTCATCCCTCGATCAGTTGAGCCGGGGTATCTGGTATCAAAAATCAGAGCTGTTGACGCAGATAGCGGGTACAATGCCTGGTTACTTTATCAAACTGGTTATTCCAGAGATAATTCTCCTTTTAAGGTTGGACTATACACAGGAGAGATTAGGACATCACGGCCTATTAGAGAAAGTGACGCGGCCGATCACAGGTTCGTTGTTGTTGTGAAGGATCATGGAGAGCCTGCCCTTTCCAGTACTGTCACTGTCACGATTTCTTTATCGAATAGCAATGCAGAAATCCTCACAGAGTTTAGAAAAGACTCTGAAACTGAACATTCTATTTCAGATATAAATCTGTATTTGGTTATTTGTATTGCTGTCAtatcttttatttttttggttCTTGTTATCATTTTTGTGGCTCTAAGAATTTACAGAGTAAATGGTAGCCAGACTGGCTACAACCAACAACACTGTGCAGCCACAATAGGAAGTTTGTGTTACTTTGAAAACAACTATAAAGTTTGCCTCAGGAATTCTGGAAATGGTACTTTTGAGGTTAATGGAGTTTATCCAATGCTGTCTGAAAATAACACCAGTGAGAGGAGTAGCGTACCACCAGCTCCAGGACATAAGCAACAGAGCATCGATGACCTGTTAATGATTGGCGAAGATCAGGTAAGAACAGATTTTCGATTGTATTGA